The genomic window GTGCGCCCTCGCGTAGGACGCCGCCACCGGGTTCCGGGCCACGGCGACGAGGCCGCCGGATTTGTCCGCCGCCGCCCGGATCATGGAGGACGCGCTGCCGAGCTTCCCCGCCACGTGCAGTTCCAGGTAGAGCCCCTTCTCCCGGTCTCCGCCGGCGGCGGACTGGCGGGAGACGTACCCGGGGTCCCTGTGGAGCCCCATGGAACCCATGACTCCCGTGGGATGGGCCCTGCCGTTGCAGAGGGCGTCCACCACCGGCAGGCCCATGAGGGCAGCGGGAACCCATCCGTTGGTGATGGAGCTTCCGCCGCACTCGTTGGGTATGAACCCTCCCGGCGCCGGGCAGCCGTTTTCTTTCAGTATTTCCACGACCCGGACATAGTCCTTCGGCTCCACCCGCGCTTCCGCCGCAGCGGGGGCCCCGACGGCCGATCCGGTGATGAGCACCGTGTCCGGAGGGATGTCGTCGATATCGGCCAGGACCACCTCTCCGGCCTCCAGGGCGCCCCTGAGGTTGAGGCGCCCCTTCTCCATGCTGCCCCCTCCGCCGCCTCCCAGGACTGCTCCGCCCAGTATGGCGGCTTCTCCCGTTTCTTTCGTTATGGGTCTTTTCGCCACCGGCTCTCTCCTCCTCTTCAGCCCAGGACGGTCCACGCCGCAGCGGCCTGGGCCCTCACGGGATCGATGACGGGCATGCCGGTTTTTTCCCTGAGGATCCCGGCCGCCCCGATGGTGGACATGCCGGTGCAGGCAAGAACGAGCATCCTCGCTCCCCTTCCGGCAAGTAACCGGCCTGCGGCGACCAAAGCCTGCATGCCTTCGGGCTTCATAAGGTCCAGCGTGGACTCCACCCCTTCGGGCACCGCATCCGCCGCGAGGTTTTTTCCCAGAATGCGGCTCATGGCCTCCGGCACAATCTTCGTAATGCCAAGAACGCCCACCGGCAGGCCGGTGATCAGGGCGGCCGATGCGGCCGCCCTTCCTGCGCCGATGACGGGAATCCGGAGGGACCGGGAGGCCTCCTCCACCGCCGGGTCGCCTGCACAGCTCACGATGACCGCATCCATCCCTTCCCGCTCCATTTCCTTCGCGAGGGCGAGCACCTTGGGGACGGCGATCCGCTCCGTCTCCCCGTCGTGAATTCCTTCGGGCTGGTCGGGGATGCAGCGGGAAACCACGTCGAAGCAGGGGAAATACTGCATAACGAGCTCGCCGTGAAGGTTCAGGAGCTTTTCATCCGGCGTGGTCAGCACGCGGATGAGGCCGATCCGTTGTTTTGTCATTACAGGAAGCTCCTTATGAGGGCGTTCACGAACCCGTAAATGCCGTCGCCCGCCACGAGGCCGCCGCCGTAGATCTCAAGCTCCGGCTTGAAGTTCTTTTCAAGGGGAAGCCTGATGAGAAGGGCCACCAGGAGACCGACGCCGTAAATGGGGTTGCGGATGAGCAGCCCCGTGGCGAAGAGGATCCCCAGGGCTTTTTTCGCCCCACCCGCGAACTGCAGTGCCGCGCCGAAGACGCTGGCGATGACGAGCTGCCTGAGAATTTCCGGGTTCAGCCCCGCCTTGACCGTGGCGGCGAAGACCTTGCTGACCGGGGGTACCATGTCGAGCTTGAAGTGCATGTTCATCAGGAGGGCCGTCACGCCCACGGCGATGAAGGCGCCGATCAGCTCGGAGATGACCTGCTGCCGCCGTCCGTCCATTTCGTATGCGGGGTCGCTTCCCCTGCCCCGGACGATCCAGCCGGTCTTGAGGTCATAGCCCATATCGGCGAAACAGGGGCCCGTGCTGGCCACATACCCGGTGAGAAGGATCAGGGCGTGGGGAGGGAACCCCATGAACACGCCGAGGCTCAGGAAGATGATCGTCACGGCGAATCCGGGGAACCATCCGGAGTGCATGGCGGAAAGGCCCACGAGGATGGGCGCGACGATGGCCGAGAAGGTGCACCACAGTACCCAGATCACGAGCTTCTCCATGGGCATTTCGGTCCAGATTCCGCTCATGACCGCCAGCACCACCGCGCCGAGGGCGAAGAGGACGATGTGGGCGGACAGGGTCTTTTTCACCGTTTCGGGCGAAACGGTGTACTGTTCGGCGGCCTCTTCCCCCGCAGGAGCGGACGGCTTCCTGTGCCGGAAAATAATCACCATGGCCTGGACCAGGGAGATGGCTCCGGCGCCGATCATGACGCCGTGGGGAATGTAGGTCTTGCCGAGGTCGGTGACGTTTTCAAAGCCGATGCCCGCAAGAATGGGTCCGGCCCAGGGAGCGATATGGTGAAAATATCCCCGGACCAGGAGGCCGATGGCCAGGGCCAGCATGGCGTAGACGTTGGCTATGAAGGCTATGCCGACACCCGCCATGGGAAGGCCCGCTATGCCCAGCGCCGGGAAGGTGAAGAGCTTGCTGCTGCCGAGGGCGCCGAGGAAGACGCCGAGAAGAAGGTGCTTCCCCTTTCTGCCGCCTTCATCCCCCGCGATGAGGGCCTGGGCGGTGGCGATGCCCGGAGGCCAGGTGCCCGTGGCGGGAAAGAGTTCCGAGTCGAAGAGGCGGTACACGAGGTGCATGCCGATGAGCGTGGCAAGGCCCGACCCGAGGAGCATGGGTATGACGAGGCTCAGGTCGCCGTAGGCGTAAAAGATGGCCACGGCGAGGAGGGTGCAGTTCGCAGCCGCGAAGCCTGCTCCGGACGTCATGGTCTGGACAAGGTTCTGGCGGTCCAGGGACCGGAACTTGTGCATGGCCTGGAAAGGCATCCTGGCAAGAGACATGGCGATAAGGGCTCCGATGATGGAGGTATTCGGCGTGATCCCTATTCTGGAGATTATCTGCATGCAGATGACCGCCGAGAGCGCAGAAACCAGAAGGCTCAAGATGAGCGTTTCCTTTTCAAGGGCCTTCACATGCTGCCTTTTTTCCGTGCTTTCCATTTCTTTCATCCCCTCTCCTCGATTTGCCTGAAACTTCCACTTCCTCTGAAACGCATTTTTCAAAAAACCATGCAATAATTGTACAAGCCCCGCCCGGGTTTTACCAGATGCATTATGCAAATCTTCCCCACTTTCAAAAATTTTCCTCCCGGCCTTTCAGGTTTTCAAAGGCTCCCCGGCCGGCTATCTCCGCCTCCCTTTCACCGCAAAGAAAATGCGGCTTGTTTAAAAGGCGGCAATCTTATATAAACTTTCATCAGAGGAGTCTTTCAGTCTGCACGTCGAGTACCGGAAGGAGGAAAGCCCGATGAGAAGAACAATGGTTTTTTTGATTGCCGCCGCTCTGGCGGCGGGGTTTCTGTCAGTTCCTGCCTGGGGTGCGGAGGTTCCCGGCCCGTGCGGGCTTTTTGCGCAGGCGGATGCGGAGGCGCTGTTCAGCGAGCCCGTGTCGCCGGGGGTTTCCCGGGAAACGGTTGCCCCGGCGGGGAAGAGCTGCAGGTATTCTTTCAGGAAGGACGGGTCTGTGTACGGAGTGACGCTCAGGGTCTGCACCACGGAGGAGATCGCCGCCGAGGGTATTTTCGGCTCGGCGGGGGATGTGTTCAGCCGCCAGATCGGAGCGCGGACCAGGCACGAAGAAGCCTCGAAGACGTTTCTGGAAGTGGGGGTGCCGGGAGCGGAAGCTTTCTGGGAGGGGACTGCACTGTGGGTGCTGAAGGGAGAGGTGCTGTTTCTTCTGACCGTTCATTCGCCCCTGGCGGGGTCCTTCAAAACCATGGATGAAATGAACGCCGCCCAGGAGGAACAGAATCTCGCCCTGGCCCGCAAAGCCGCCGTAGTCATCGCGGGAAGGCTGAAATGAGAGAGGAAGGGCAGGGGGATTTTCTTCTTTTTTCTTCTGGAATATTGCTGAAGGAAAAGAGGCTTCTTCTTCAACATTCATGGTAAAATTGTTACATTCAATTGTTACATACAATTGCACCATACATTATATCTTCGGCACCTTGACAACCGGGTCCTTGATTGCACGAAACTGCAGGCCCCCTGTTGTATACCCGTACGGCTCACCGCCGAAGGGCAGGGGGTCTTTCTGAACACACAGTTTTTTTCAGATGTCTTTGCTCCTCCGGAGTACCAGAAAACATCACCTGCAGGTCAAGCAAACAGCACCGGTTCTTCCCCAAGAAACACAATCACAACCGAATACCGCACCTCCAGCCCCCTGTACCTCCGCTTCACAGGACAAAAACCCTCAAGGTCTGCTGCCGGACCTTTCTTTCCGACCTCACCCGTTTTTATCAGAAAGCAGAATACTCACGAAAGGGTGTCATTGTATGCTGATTTTGATTTCCGATGCTTTTGATCCCAGCCTGCCTGAAAGACTTTCGGTCTTCGGAGAAGTGACGGAAGACAGGAATCGCCTTGCGGAAGCGGATGCCGTTCTGGTCCGGAGCAAGACGAAGTGCACCAGGGAGTATATCGACGGCGCTCCGAACCTGAAGCTGATCATCCGGGGAGGGGTGGGCACCGACAACATCGATACAGCCTATGCCCTCGGGAAGGGCATTGTCGTTAAAAACACGCCGAAGGCTTCCGCCATTTCCGTGGCCGAGGTCGCCTTCGCCCTGATGATTTCGGTCCCGAACCAGCTGGTCACGGCGCACGTCGCCATGACCGAGGGTCGGTGGCTGAAGAACGAGATAAGGAGAACCGAGCTGTTCGGAAAAACCCTGTGCCTGGTGGGCATGGGCAACATCGCCCGGGAGATGGCCCTCAGGGCCAGGGCCTTCGGGATGAAAACCATCGCCTGCAGAAAATCGGGGCTTCCGAGCGATTTCGCGGAAGTGCGGGGCTCCCTGAAGGAGGCCTTTTCCGAGGCGGACTACATTTCCCTCCACGTTCCCCTGACGGACGAAACACGGAACATGATCAACCGGGAAAGCATCTCCTGGATGAAGGACGGCGTTGCAATAATCAATACGGCGAGGGGAAAGTGCGTGGTCGAGGAAGACCTGGCGGCTGCCCTGGAGAGCGGCAAGGTAGGGGCCTATGCCTCTGATGTCTGGTTCTCCGATCCCCCTTCCCCGGACTGCCCCCTGCTGAAGGCGCCCAACGTGACCATGACCCCCCACATAGGGGCGAACAGCGAGGAGAACCTGCTTCGAATCAGCGATGAAGTCTGTGAACTGATACATCATTTCGTCAAAGGAGACCTGAAAGGATGAGAAAATTTAATTTTTCGGCCGGCCCGGCGGTTCTGCCCCTGCCGGTGCTGGAGGAAGTAAGGGATACGCTGGTTGACTACAGGGGGAACGGCTTGTCCCTCCTCGAGTGCAGCCACAGAAGCAAAATGTACGAAGACGTGCACAACGAGACGATTTCCCTGTTTCAGGAACTGCTCGGCCTGCCCGAGAGCCACAAGGTCATTTTCCTGGGGGGCGGCGCAACGCTCCAGTTCTCCATGGTCCCCATGAACTTCCTGACGCCCGGGAAGGCCTGCGACATGGTGGTCAGCGGCGCGTGGGCGAAAAAGGCCCTTTCCGACGCCAAAAAGATCGGCGACGTGAAGGTGGTCTTCGACGGCGCCGAAACGAAGTACACCACCCTTCCGAAATCCGATACCATCTACAACCCGGACGCGGCCTACGTCCACATCACGTCGAACGAGACCATCGGGGGCCTGCAGTGGAAGACCTTCCCCGACACGGGCGACGTTCCCCTGATAGCGGACATGTCGAGCGACATCATGAGCACCCCCCTTCCCGTGGAGAAATTCAGCATGATCTACGCGGGCGCGCAGAAGAACCTGGGCCCTTCGGGAGTCGCCGTGGCAGTCATCCACGAGAAGCTCCTCGAACGGTGCCCCAAGTCGCTGACCGCCTATCTGAACTACGGCATCCACTCCGAGAAGAATTCGCTCTACAACACTCCCCCCGTGTTCTCCATCTACATCATGATGCTTGTCCTGAGATGGGTGAAGGCCCAGGGCGGGGTGGCGAAGATGAGCGAGCTTTCGTCCCAAAAGGCGGGGGCCATTTACCGGGAGATTGATTCCAGCGGGGGCTTCTATTCCTGCCCCGTGGAGAAGGAGAGCCGTTCCGTGATGAACGTCATTTTCCGCCTGCCCTCCGAGGAACTGGACAAGAAATTCCTGAAGGAGGCGGAGGCACTGGATATGATCGGGCTGAAGGGGTACCGTGATGTGGGAGGATGCAGGGCATCCCTCTACAACGCCATGCCCCTGGAAGGAGCCCTGACCCTGGCCGGCTTCATGAAGGACTTCGCGGCGGCCAACGGGTAATACAAGGCGTTTACGGCGTTCCTCAAGCCGGTTTAAAGAGCGGCGCACAAATAAATCACGAAAAGGAGATGGAAAAATGAAAAAAGCGATCCTGGTTCTCATGATGTTTCTTTTCTGCGTAACGTCTGTTGCGGCAACGAGCGGCGAGGCCCTCGCCTCGGCATCGTATCTCATGGCCACAAGCAGCGCCACGGGCAACTATTACCGGTTCGGCAGCGTCCTTGCCCAGATCATCAGTGCGAAGGCCGGAGTGAGCATCACCGTCACGTCCAGCGGCGGCTCCATCGAAAACGCGCGGCTCCTTGGAAGCGGGGAGAACGAGTTCGCCCTCATCCAGACCGACGTGAACCACTATGCGCTGACGGGAACCGAGCAGTTCGCCGGCAAGCCGATCAGGGGCTTTTCGGCCATCACCGCCCTGTACCCCGAGATGGTGCAGATCGTGGTTTCCAAGAAGAGCGGCATCCAGAGCGTTCTTGACATGAAGGGCAAGAGGATCTGCGTCGGCGCCGCGGGAAGCGGCTACGAAGTGGCGGCCCGCCAGGTGCTGCTGGCCCACGGCATGACCTACGACGACATCGACGAGCGCTTCCTTTCCGCTTCCGAGGGCAAGAACGCCCTTCAGGACGGCCAGATCGACGCGTTCTTCATGTGCTCGGGCTATCCGAACTCCAACGTGGTGGAACTGGGCCTCACCGGCGGCATCGACGTGATCAGCATCGCCCCGGAGTATGTGAAGAAGCTCACGGAGATGTACCCCTTCTACTCTCCCTACACCACTCCCGATGACGACCAGTACAAGATCGGCCACACCGTGGACAGCGTGTCCGTCATGGCCATGCTCGTGGCCCGGGACGACGTTCCGGAAGATGTGATCTATAACGTCACAAAGGTGCTCTATGAGAATCTCGACGAGATCAGGCTGCTGAACAGCAGAGGGAACTACATGACCCTCGAGGGAGCCTTCAGGGGCATCGGCGGCAACGTCCATCCGGGAGCGGCCCGCTTCTACAGGGAAAAAGGGATGACCGTGCCCTCCAAGGACCTGTAAACCCTTTCGTTACACCGCTCCGGTTATCCGCTTCTCTTTAATCCGTGCCATGCGGGGGAGGGAAACCTCTCCCGCATTCTTCAGATGGAGGATACCGCCCATGGGTCTGAATTTTTTCAAGAACCGCGATACAGTGCTCGAGAACGTCGACCTCTCCGAAATTGACAGGGAGTCGAAATTCAAGCATTTCAGGGGAAGGCAGGAAATCCTTCTCACGATTCTTCTGACGGCCTTTTCATGCTTTCAGCTCTACGCTTCCATCACAAACCGATTTCCCCAGCAGATCGTCCGCTACTCTCACCTGGGCTTCGCCATATGCCTTGCCTATATCATGTACCCGGCCACGTCGAAGACGGACCGGAGCAGGCACAGCATTTTCGACCTGGTCCTGGCGGCGCTTTTCGCCGCGGTGACCTTCTATTTTCTTTACAACTACAAGGACCTCCAGCTCCGGGCAGGGGCGTACACCCAGCTTGACGTGATCATGGCAGGCATCGGCATTCTCTTCGTCCTCTTCGCCTGCTGGCGCGTCGTCGGGCCTCCCATCGTCTGCGTCGCTTCGTTCTTTATCATTTACGGATTTATCGGCCCCTATCTCCCGGGCTTCCTTCACCACAGGGGATACTCCGTCCAGCGGGTCATCACCCACTTGTTCATCACCACCGAGGGAATCATCGGGAACCCCCTCGGAGTGAGCTCCACGTTCATTTTCCTGTTCATCTTCTTCGGAGCCTGTCTCGAGAAAACGGGTATCGGCAAGTTTTTCATCGAGGCGGCCACCAGCGCGTCCGGCTGGGCGGCTGGAGGTCCGGCGAAAGTGGCCGTTCTCACCTCGGCCCTCACCGGTACTATAAGCGGATCCTCGGTTTCCAACACGGTAAGCACCGGGAGCTTCACCATCCCCATGATGAAAAAACTGGGTTACAAGGCAGAATTCGCGGCAGCCGTTGAAGCCGCCGCGTCCACGGGAGGGCAGATCATGCCGCCCGTCATGGGGTCCGCGGCATTCCTCATCGCCGACGCCATAGGCGTGCCCTACCCCACCCTCATGAAGCACGCTCTCATCCCGGCAATGCTGTATTTTACCGGCATTTGGGTCATGGTCCATTTCGAGGCCAAAAAGAGCGGGCTCCGGGGGCTGCCCCGGGACCAGCTTCCCCCTCTGTGGCCCCTCATCCGGGACCAGGGTCACCTCATGCTTCCCCTCGCGGCCATCATCTACTTCATGCTGAGCGGCTTCACCATCACGCGGAGCGCCCTGTGGGGCATCTGCGTCGCCGCCTTCATCCCGTACCTGCGAAGGGGAACCTTCGTTCCCTTCAGGCAGATACTCACCGCCCTGCCGGCGGCGGCGAAATCCATCGTCAGCGTCGCCACTGCCTGCGGCACCGCGGGCATCATCGTGGGAATGGTGACCCTTACGGGGCTGGGGCAGAGAATCGGCGCCGGCATGTTCGAGCTTGTGGGCGGTTCGCTGATCCTGGGGCTCATGGTGGCCATGCTGACGTCGCTGATCCTGGGTATGGGGGTTTCGACCACGTCCAACTACATCATCACGAGCACCATCGCCGCGCCGATTCTTATCCGGATGGGCGTTCCCGTTCTGGCGAGCCATCTCTTCTGCTTTTACTTCGGCATCATCGCCGACATCACTCCTCCCGTGGCCCTCGCGGCCTACGCGGGGTCGGCGATAGCGAAGAGCAATCCCTTCAAGACCGGGGTGATCGCGTCAAAGATCGCCATAGGGGCTTTCATAATCCCCTACATGTTCGCCTTCAACCCGAAAATGATCATGATCAACGGGAATTTCTGGGAGGCCCTTCCCATGATCGTAACGGCGGTCATAGGAATGATCGGCATCGGTGGCGGGCTGACCGGCTATCTCGACGGCCCGGTGAACAGCTTCTGGAGAATTCTGATGATCATAGGCGGTTTTATGCTGATAATTCCGGATTTCGGAACCGACATCATCGGCGCGGGCATCATATTCGGCATCCTTCTGCTTCACCGCCTGTACATCTACCCGAAGACAGGAAGCAAATAACCGGAGAAGAGCATCCGTACAGAGTTGTTGTCAGGGGACGGCATACGGCCGTCCCCTGTTTTTTTACCCTCCGTTATGATGCCGCCTGCCCAGGTTGAACAGGGCAAGGCCCGAAAGGATGACCGCTCC from Aminivibrio pyruvatiphilus includes these protein-coding regions:
- the serC gene encoding 3-phosphoserine/phosphohydroxythreonine transaminase, producing MRKFNFSAGPAVLPLPVLEEVRDTLVDYRGNGLSLLECSHRSKMYEDVHNETISLFQELLGLPESHKVIFLGGGATLQFSMVPMNFLTPGKACDMVVSGAWAKKALSDAKKIGDVKVVFDGAETKYTTLPKSDTIYNPDAAYVHITSNETIGGLQWKTFPDTGDVPLIADMSSDIMSTPLPVEKFSMIYAGAQKNLGPSGVAVAVIHEKLLERCPKSLTAYLNYGIHSEKNSLYNTPPVFSIYIMMLVLRWVKAQGGVAKMSELSSQKAGAIYREIDSSGGFYSCPVEKESRSVMNVIFRLPSEELDKKFLKEAEALDMIGLKGYRDVGGCRASLYNAMPLEGALTLAGFMKDFAAANG
- a CDS encoding aspartate/glutamate racemase family protein produces the protein MTKQRIGLIRVLTTPDEKLLNLHGELVMQYFPCFDVVSRCIPDQPEGIHDGETERIAVPKVLALAKEMEREGMDAVIVSCAGDPAVEEASRSLRIPVIGAGRAAASAALITGLPVGVLGITKIVPEAMSRILGKNLAADAVPEGVESTLDLMKPEGMQALVAAGRLLAGRGARMLVLACTGMSTIGAAGILREKTGMPVIDPVRAQAAAAWTVLG
- a CDS encoding TAXI family TRAP transporter solute-binding subunit translates to MKKAILVLMMFLFCVTSVAATSGEALASASYLMATSSATGNYYRFGSVLAQIISAKAGVSITVTSSGGSIENARLLGSGENEFALIQTDVNHYALTGTEQFAGKPIRGFSAITALYPEMVQIVVSKKSGIQSVLDMKGKRICVGAAGSGYEVAARQVLLAHGMTYDDIDERFLSASEGKNALQDGQIDAFFMCSGYPNSNVVELGLTGGIDVISIAPEYVKKLTEMYPFYSPYTTPDDDQYKIGHTVDSVSVMAMLVARDDVPEDVIYNVTKVLYENLDEIRLLNSRGNYMTLEGAFRGIGGNVHPGAARFYREKGMTVPSKDL
- a CDS encoding OPT/YSL family transporter, which translates into the protein MESTEKRQHVKALEKETLILSLLVSALSAVICMQIISRIGITPNTSIIGALIAMSLARMPFQAMHKFRSLDRQNLVQTMTSGAGFAAANCTLLAVAIFYAYGDLSLVIPMLLGSGLATLIGMHLVYRLFDSELFPATGTWPPGIATAQALIAGDEGGRKGKHLLLGVFLGALGSSKLFTFPALGIAGLPMAGVGIAFIANVYAMLALAIGLLVRGYFHHIAPWAGPILAGIGFENVTDLGKTYIPHGVMIGAGAISLVQAMVIIFRHRKPSAPAGEEAAEQYTVSPETVKKTLSAHIVLFALGAVVLAVMSGIWTEMPMEKLVIWVLWCTFSAIVAPILVGLSAMHSGWFPGFAVTIIFLSLGVFMGFPPHALILLTGYVASTGPCFADMGYDLKTGWIVRGRGSDPAYEMDGRRQQVISELIGAFIAVGVTALLMNMHFKLDMVPPVSKVFAATVKAGLNPEILRQLVIASVFGAALQFAGGAKKALGILFATGLLIRNPIYGVGLLVALLIRLPLEKNFKPELEIYGGGLVAGDGIYGFVNALIRSFL
- a CDS encoding DUF917 family protein; this translates as MAKRPITKETGEAAILGGAVLGGGGGGSMEKGRLNLRGALEAGEVVLADIDDIPPDTVLITGSAVGAPAAAEARVEPKDYVRVVEILKENGCPAPGGFIPNECGGSSITNGWVPAALMGLPVVDALCNGRAHPTGVMGSMGLHRDPGYVSRQSAAGGDREKGLYLELHVAGKLGSASSMIRAAADKSGGLVAVARNPVAASYARAHGACGALRQAMDLGERMRKAMPRGGDVVLASILNFLGGEHMVTGAVARKEIVTRGGFDSGSVIVGDFETTFWNEYMTLESRGERLATFPDLIMTLDAGSGLPVTTAEVKEGQTVILFVVPADRLILGEGMRCMELMEEIEPVVGKKIVEYIR
- a CDS encoding NAD(P)-dependent oxidoreductase, whose product is MLILISDAFDPSLPERLSVFGEVTEDRNRLAEADAVLVRSKTKCTREYIDGAPNLKLIIRGGVGTDNIDTAYALGKGIVVKNTPKASAISVAEVAFALMISVPNQLVTAHVAMTEGRWLKNEIRRTELFGKTLCLVGMGNIAREMALRARAFGMKTIACRKSGLPSDFAEVRGSLKEAFSEADYISLHVPLTDETRNMINRESISWMKDGVAIINTARGKCVVEEDLAAALESGKVGAYASDVWFSDPPSPDCPLLKAPNVTMTPHIGANSEENLLRISDEVCELIHHFVKGDLKG
- a CDS encoding TRAP transporter permease — translated: MGLNFFKNRDTVLENVDLSEIDRESKFKHFRGRQEILLTILLTAFSCFQLYASITNRFPQQIVRYSHLGFAICLAYIMYPATSKTDRSRHSIFDLVLAALFAAVTFYFLYNYKDLQLRAGAYTQLDVIMAGIGILFVLFACWRVVGPPIVCVASFFIIYGFIGPYLPGFLHHRGYSVQRVITHLFITTEGIIGNPLGVSSTFIFLFIFFGACLEKTGIGKFFIEAATSASGWAAGGPAKVAVLTSALTGTISGSSVSNTVSTGSFTIPMMKKLGYKAEFAAAVEAAASTGGQIMPPVMGSAAFLIADAIGVPYPTLMKHALIPAMLYFTGIWVMVHFEAKKSGLRGLPRDQLPPLWPLIRDQGHLMLPLAAIIYFMLSGFTITRSALWGICVAAFIPYLRRGTFVPFRQILTALPAAAKSIVSVATACGTAGIIVGMVTLTGLGQRIGAGMFELVGGSLILGLMVAMLTSLILGMGVSTTSNYIITSTIAAPILIRMGVPVLASHLFCFYFGIIADITPPVALAAYAGSAIAKSNPFKTGVIASKIAIGAFIIPYMFAFNPKMIMINGNFWEALPMIVTAVIGMIGIGGGLTGYLDGPVNSFWRILMIIGGFMLIIPDFGTDIIGAGIIFGILLLHRLYIYPKTGSK